From the genome of Nicotiana tabacum cultivar K326 chromosome 2, ASM71507v2, whole genome shotgun sequence:
GCGCCGACCTTCAGGCCCAAGTCGTCTCATTGCGTGCCGAGCTGGAGGAGTGTCAACTTCGAGTGGCCGCTTTGAGTAGCGAGGTCACCGAGAAGGTGGAGGGTTTGGAGAAGGCGGGGTTGGCCCAGTTATCAGATGCGCATAAAGTGGAAGCTTTAGAGAACACGATCTACGTTCTCCGTTCTGAACGGGATTACGCTTTGGAGATGACTAGACTCATAGAGGAGAGGCTTGATGAACGGATATGGGAGTTAGAAAAATAGGTCGCAGTCCTTGGTGATCGAGTTGTTGCCCTCGAGGCCGAAAAGGCACAGTTACTGGCTCAGCCATCCTTATCCCGCACTTTTGATTTTCCTGATGTTCCTCCGGATTTGTACGAGGAATGGATTCACGTTGAGGGGCAGCTGGATATATTCAGGGATCTGATGGGAAATGGGGATGTTTCAAAAGCCGACTTAGAGAATGCACGTGTTAAGACACGTAAAGCTCGGTTTGCTTGTGGTTATGACCCCGCTTAAAAACCGATTGTATCGGGAAAAGTGTTGTTCATGGTGGTAAGCGAGGGGGGATTGAGTGAAGGGACATCTATCTGCCTAGGAAAACAGATGTCATCGTAAAGTTTTATAGACCTAAAGAACTTTATCTACTAAGTTGATACTTGGTAGTATTACGGTTGGTTAACTACTCATGTTCTGTCACCCAAAGTTCTTCCAGCTAACTGAAAATTTCATTTCCATAAATAGTATGCTGCATTTATGTACTTTTACTCGTAGAAACATCTTTTTCAGATATCCTTTTTGCTTTGTGCTTTGTTGGCAGAGGGAGTGCTAAACGTAAATGTTGTTTTGAATTTGGTTAATTGTTCGAGTGTTCTGTTCAGAATTTGCAATGCTAAAACCACTCCTCACTGTTTCTTTAAGACAGTGAGATCCTTTAGGTTTCCAAATTGTTTCAGCTTTAATTAGTAATCCCATTTCTCACCTaatcacttcttttttttttttcttttttttttaactgaCCCTTTTTTATGATTAGTAAGATCCAATGGAAACTGGAGGAGGCCTAGCTGCCGCTCTTTAGACATCAACGAGCCAAGTTGTTTCTTTTCTTAACCTCTTAGGCCTATTTGAGTAACTGCCATAGCATAGTTGCAAGTGGTAGTAGTCATGCACTGTTTCATGGGGTTGCGGAGAGCAATTGGGTGCTTAATATATACACTTGAATTGTTGAGTATTTCAAGTTTATTTTTTGGCCCAATGTATTCAAGTTTGATCTACATAATACTGTATCTCACTGAATTGCAGTAAACTAAGCATAGGCAGGAACAAAAAGGAGTGAGCAGCGCGTAAAATGGATATGTGGTCAACCATGGTGGGTTGTATAGCCAACGGCATACTTCATAATGTGTGCGTTCCTAGAGCTGACATCTTTGTGAAGTGATGATCATGTTGAAAATGCCAACTTATCTCAAATCCTGCTCTGTAGATTATTATTTTCTGCATTCTTTAGTTTCAATGGATAAAACTGGATCAGTAAAAAAAAGTTTTTCAATCTTCAGTTTTTGTACACAGTGCTTCTTTAGGCAATGCGGAAAATGTTCAAAGTAACCTCACTTGAAATGAAGGCTCTTTTGGACCGCGGAAGATTTTCTTGACTTAAATCATTGATTTGcccaaaaaaattacaaaattattagACTCCCTCTACAGGCCGAAGGGTGATATTTGGGATAGCTAAAGTACACTAGTTAGAAGAAAGTGGTGTGGTGTAGGCTTCACATTTGAAGCCAAAAGGCACATAATTGATAGAGCAATGCAAATAACAACATACACAGTGTAATCCCACattgtggggtctggggagggtaaagtGTACTCAGAACTTACCCTACCTTATGAAAATAGAAAGactgttttcgaaagaccctcggctcaagaaaataaTTCTCTAACTGATTTGAACAATTGATAGAGCAATGCAAGACAGTAAttttgtgttcaaaatttgaaattCATTCATGTCTTTTTGTCTCTATATTGGATAAGATGTCCTAAAATCATAATGATTGTGTCCTTGAGGGGATATCCTAATCATGATAAAACATGTTTATCTAGTACTCCCTCCGGTTTACAATAAGTGACCATTTTATTTTTGACACACTCATTAAGTAAATACGAACTCCTAGAGAAAAAAAGATGTATTCActaaattaaccttaattaattgttaccttgacacattcaaatatgtaaataaaggcaaattttggaaaaataaaatcaattccTTCTTGATTACTTAAGTGAAcatttattttggaccaaaataaaaaggtaaaatggtCAGGACGGGAGGGAGTAGTACCTTGTAGATTGTAGCAAGTCATTTAATAAATTAATCTGAATTATGAGGCTTGAATCATCTCATGGGCCCTTTAATCAACCTCCTTgacattaacaacaacaacaacaacaacatcccagtaaaatcccactaatggggtctggggagggtagtgtgtacgcagactttacccctaccccgacggggtagagaggctgtttccaaaagaccctcggctcaaaaagaaacaaaaatacaaaaggacaaaaggagacaatattagtatcacaacaataatcatatGACATTAAAAGCCACGAAATTCACAGAAATCTAAACGCTTTTTTAACGTTTACAAAACCTCAAAACGCTCACTTTTTCAAAACCAGAAGGAGGGAACTCCGAACTCAAACGTTGAAACATCAATCTAGACAAAAATGTGGGGTCTGTCCAAATTTAGCCGTTAAATGTTATAATGCCAGTATGTCACATATCTCCTCAACGGCCATATTCTCTATATATAGAAACTTCAACATTTCTACCTTCATCACCAAATATTATCACAATCCAAGTAGAAAAAACAAATACACTATTCATTTTCAGAAATGACTTCTTCAAAGCTTAGGCATTCTTGTTCCTTCCCAATTGTACTGCTTTCTTTTCTAAATTTCATTCTCTTCATTCTTTCTGCAGCTTCTGTAGCTCCAATAGTTGTACTCAAAACACCACCAACTTCACTTGGTTGGGCTTTTCTCATGGTTTCTgccatttcacttctttcttgtTTCATTGGTTTCTACTCTCAGCTAACTCATTGTTGCTTCATAACACACATATCCCTTCTCTTGGCGTCGTGCATTGGCCAATTACTCGGCATTTTGGCTTTGTTCACTAAAGAAAAATCGAGTCTTTCGATGCTGAAATCACCAAGAGACCCTAGAGAAGCAAAAGTTTTGGTGAGATTGGAATGTGGGGTTCTAATGGCCATGTTTGTAATGCAATTGGGAGTGTTGGTTTTGACATGTGCAGTGCAGAGTTGTTGGGTGAGAGATTATGAAGGTTTAGAAGCAGAGAGAGAGGCATGGTCAAGGAAGAGGAATCAGAGGATTGCTAAAGTTCAAGAAGAGTCAATGGCAAATGCAAACAAGATTTCTGAAATGAAAGCTAAGGAGTTGGATGAGAAGATTAAGAACAAGTATGGACAGTGGGTTAAAACTGATTTTGAAGGCTAAAATTCAAAGAGAGACAGATTAAGAAGGTTCTAAGAGGGTATTTATATATGCATTTGTGAGGTGTAGTACTTGTTATGATGATGTTATTGAGTCACTATAGGGTGGCTATTTGGAATTTGTGGATTGATTTTATTTGTGTAAAGCCTTGTTACATCTTCCTTTGTCTTGATGCAGAATGTTCCATTTAATTCAGTCACTTATACTAGCCAATTTCCAGTCTCTAATAAGTTCAAAATTCTTTAATTTCTGGGTGTTCTTtttattctttctatttttcaatTTTAGACGTTGGTGGAGCCTTGACGTATCTGGTAAAGTTGATGCCATGTGACCAAGAGGccatgggttcgagccgtggaaacaaccgcTTGCAGAAATATAGGGTAAGACTGCGCCCGCGCATAGTGGGAACTTAGTGCACCAGACTGCCTTTTTTTAGACGTTGGTGGAGCAGGCTAGGAGGACGGGAGAAGCCCAAATAATATGCTTATAATGACTTTCCAGCCATGTATGTAATTGCCCAAATAATATGCTTATTTGGACGGGAGAAGCCCAAATAATATGCTTATAATGACTTTCCAGCACATGATCAATACAGAAGATATACACTGAATTGCATATTGTTACAGACCATAGAATAAACCATGCATGAGCTTGACAAAATGGTTAGGAAGAACCAGAAATTATCTATTCATTACTTTTAGAAAGTACAGCAAAGAGGTGATAATTAACTACAGCAACAGAAACTTTCTTTATACCGTGCAGTTAAGCATAAAAATTGATTTTAAAGAATGAAATTGTACACTtggctatacttggaatattgaAAAATATGTGTCAATACAACGAATAGTGGACCAACACATGTTTACAAGAAATGGATATAGCAAGTACAATCTTTTCCATTCTTCCCACCTGAGCTAATATTCCATGGATAACCATCAAATTTGCCCAATCTTCAGAGGCATAGTTGGAGAGCGTAGTACAATTATGCTACGTAAGGAAGGATGGCTTGTTCCTGAAAGGGAATCTATAGATTATCTCATAATTGGTTGGACATAGGTGCAATGATTTACTTCACCAGCGAGGTCTCTGGTTCAAGTCCAGGATGGCCAAGCCGCAAAAGCATTCTTCAATGGACTGTAACAGATAATAATAATACTCTATGCTTAAAGAACAACAAGAGACTTAAAATGCTGCTTGCTTGTGCTTCAGTTGAACACCATGTTCACGCAGTGGAACTGTCGAGAAGTTTGAAATCCTTGACCCAGACAAAAATGTGTGTATCCGTTGATTTATCTCAACTGAACTCTTGCCAGGAATCTTTTCCGCTTCCATTTCTTCCAACAAAAACTTCAATCTTGCTACTTCCTCCCACCTCCCAGCTTCAGCATAGATATTTTTCATGAGTATGTAGAAAGGAACTGTCTGGGGATTTAAATCAAGTAGTCGATCTGCTACAGATTCTGCCAGCTCAAGATTGCCATGAATTTTGCAAGCACCAAGCAAAGCTCCCCAAACATCTGCATCAGGCTcaataggcatgttctctacaaATTCATAAGCCTCAAAAAGTTGGCCTGCTCGACCTAGAAGATCCACCATACAAGCACATTGCTCCACACCTGGCACTATCGAGTATTCTGTTGTCATGCTCTCAAAGTGCTTCCTCCCTTCCTCTACAAGACCTGAATGCCGACAAGCTGTCAATACAGCAGTGAAGGTGAGGCTATTAGGTTGGATTCCTTCTTTTTTCATCCTTGAAAAGAACTCAAGAGCATCTTTCCCATGACCATGAGAAGCACAAGCTCCTATAATTGATGTCCAGGAAACCACGCTTCTACAAGGCAACCTGTCAAAAACATCTCTAGCCAATTCTATACTCCCACATTTTGCATACATATCAATAAGTGCATTTGTGATTGGAATATTGCATTCCAAACCTTTGCTTTTGACAAGGTCATGAATCCATTTTCCAGTACCAAGTGCCCCCAATCTGGCACAAGCCGAAATAACAGTAACCAATGTAATATAATCAAATTTTACCCCTTCATCTAGCATTCTCTGAAATAGCTTAATTGTAGCAGAACCAGCATCATTTTGCTCATAAACAGCAATTATTGTATTCCATGAAACCAGATTATGCTCCTTCATTTCAAACAAAGACCACGCGACGTCAACAAGTCCACACTTCCCATAGAATGCAATCAAAGCGTTAACTAGTGCAACGTCTGTTTCCACTCCTAACTTAATACTATAGCCATGAATCAACATTCCCATATCCAAACTCTCCAACCGTGCACAGGCGGGAAGTACACTCACCAAAGTAATAGCATTAGGCAAAGTACCCGAATTGACCATTTTGAGAAAATGTCCTAATCCCTTCTCCGGAATTCCATTTTGCACATACCCTGCAATCGTAGCAGTCCAAGAAACTATATTCCTCACTCTCATTTGATCAAACACCAACTCTGAATCCAAAGTCTCCCCACTCTGCGCGTACAGAGTAATCAAACAACTCTGtacaaacacatcagattcaaatCCATGTTTAATAATGTTACAATGTACTTCTCTACCTTCTCTCAAAGCGGATAACACCGAGCAAGACCGAAGCACAAAAGGGAATGTATAGTTATCAGGTAAAAAACCCTGTAAATGCATGTCTTTGTACAGGATTATAGCTTCTTGACAAGGACCCAGATTGGAATATCCCCGAATTACGGTAttccaagcaaacacatctcttTGAGGCATTTGGTCGAACAGCTTCCGGGCGTAGTCCATCGTGGGCGATAAAAAACAAGCCAAAGATACAAGTTTGGTACATACTGGGAGGTTGGTGAGGTAACCAGTTGTCAAAGCAAGAGCGTGTAACCGTTTGAGGGCTGCGAGGGAATGACATGAATTCAAAAGGTAGCTGAAAGGAAGGAATGGATGGTTGGCAATGGCATAAGTAGGCGAGTCAAATGGTAGGGTGAAGAGGGGCTCAAGCTTCCTGAGTAATGTCCTTAGCGAATTGGCTGACATGAAAAGAAGAAAGTTGTCATAATTGTACAAACATATGGACTATGCTCTCAATTTGGAGATTTAGCGGATCGGAGTAAACTAAAAATCAACGATTTTCATAAATACCAAGTATAACTTTGCTTACTATTTAAACcatattaaaatttattttttcactttaaaACCCTTAAACTATAAGGGGTCGTTTGATTAGTTATGATGTGATTAATTATGTTAGGATTAGTTATACTAGGATTAGTTATGCTGAGATTTATTATCTTGGTATTATTTCTTATtgactgtttggtatgttgtattaatccTGAGATTATCAATTTTATTACTTTATCCTGGGATAACTTATCCTGGAATTATTATTCCATCCTTTGACAGATATAAGTTACCCAGATACTATTTTTAATCATGGGACTTATCCCAAGACCACTAATTAAACAAGGGATAAGGCAATATTAAATTTTTACCCAGAATTATTTTTGCTTATCCATCATTACGAAATGACCCCTAAGTATACATTATATATGAGGATAAATTTTAAATGAGTGTGATTAAACTGTTGTATTACTATTTGTGCATTAATCTATACCACATTCAATAGAATAGTTTAGGGAGGATTATGTGTATAGGCCAAAATCCACCCTAAGTATATTTAGCGTAATATGACATTAATGAAAGAGTCGATCGAGGTCACCCAAGAAGCAACAAAGTCATTGGCCGAAGTGTCGACATGAGCCGTAGTCGAGATGTCGACAAGAGCCGTAACCGAGATGTCAAcaagggtcgaggtcgaggttGAATATTGATGATAGGAGTTGTAACGACTAGTTTGTCAGGATAGGATATTAAAagggaatattctagtggatattctctgcacttgtactattagggtttcttagaaaaatatcccatatatatagaaagaatAGACAATGATACGGGAATGTAATATTCATCTGATAAGAACACTTTTCAGAAGAAGATTCTTTCTCTCTTGTGAAAATACAAAGATTACCTTTTGATAAAGATTCTTTCTCATATCATTCCacacttttccatcagatccgaggaTTATTTAAACAAATCTTGGATCtttctgtcactcatcattgtcaggagtAACATTCGTCCAATCCATATATTATTGAGTGGATCACTCTCTCTATTTATTTAAATACTATTTATTGCTGGTTACACCATCCATTATTGCTCATACTTTAAGAATATTTTACACTTATTGTCATCAATCATTTATGAGATATGTCTCTCTTTCCCACACGTTTTCAAGATTTGCATTTAGAGTTATTATCCTTAACTAGATTTAACCCATTATTacataaatttaatagtttagccaaaagttatactttttggtcaaacaatttggtgccGCCTGTGGGGATCTTCTAGCTAAgtcttttagtttcttctagatctacaatCGATACTGGTTATTGACGTAAAAAAAACAAGAACCTTTTTTTCTCTGCATGCATAGATCTAATATGGCAGGTAACAGAGAATAAAGAACGAGAATAATGAGTGACCTCCCAAACCAACCTCATGAACATTATCCACAAAAGCTCTGAAGCAGTGGACGAGGACACAACGCACAATGCCTCTGCTAGGCGAGGTGAATCACCCTTCCCCActgcagcatcacaaaatctcttaGTAAGACAGCCTCCACATCTGTGGGAGAGGAGGCACCAtgtgtgtaaggccccgtaaaatttttgcaaaagaaaataatattttgtggtgccgaattggttttacgtgttgagtattatagaaattcttctcggtgagcttgcgagccgcggctcggactttttgggttgaacaatgcactgaaaagtaaagaaatttttttggcggaaaagtacatttctacggtccattatgcgatcatagaatcactatgcggaccgcataatggccgcagagtgaggcagttaattgggtcagttggaagtagttatgcggtcgactatgcgacagCGTAACatttatgcggaccacatagtgaccgcagactcaggcagatttttggtcattttggacaccaattatgcgaccgatatgcggtccacataaacATTATactgtcgcatatgcgaccgcagaacctgttccggagcttcatttttgggattttaaaacccgaccctacttcgttaaatataCGTTTTGGGCCTTTTTGAGATATAAtgtgatatttta
Proteins encoded in this window:
- the LOC107823211 gene encoding uncharacterized protein LOC107823211, producing the protein MTSSKLRHSCSFPIVLLSFLNFILFILSAASVAPIVVLKTPPTSLGWAFLMVSAISLLSCFIGFYSQLTHCCFITHISLLLASCIGQLLGILALFTKEKSSLSMLKSPRDPREAKVLVRLECGVLMAMFVMQLGVLVLTCAVQSCWVRDYEGLEAEREAWSRKRNQRIAKVQEESMANANKISEMKAKELDEKIKNKYGQWVKTDFEG
- the LOC107823206 gene encoding pentatricopeptide repeat-containing protein At1g11290, chloroplastic-like, which gives rise to MSANSLRTLLRKLEPLFTLPFDSPTYAIANHPFLPFSYLLNSCHSLAALKRLHALALTTGYLTNLPVCTKLVSLACFLSPTMDYARKLFDQMPQRDVFAWNTVIRGYSNLGPCQEAIILYKDMHLQGFLPDNYTFPFVLRSCSVLSALREGREVHCNIIKHGFESDVFVQSCLITLYAQSGETLDSELVFDQMRVRNIVSWTATIAGYVQNGIPEKGLGHFLKMVNSGTLPNAITLVSVLPACARLESLDMGMLIHGYSIKLGVETDVALVNALIAFYGKCGLVDVAWSLFEMKEHNLVSWNTIIAVYEQNDAGSATIKLFQRMLDEGVKFDYITLVTVISACARLGALGTGKWIHDLVKSKGLECNIPITNALIDMYAKCGSIELARDVFDRLPCRSVVSWTSIIGACASHGHGKDALEFFSRMKKEGIQPNSLTFTAVLTACRHSGLVEEGRKHFESMTTEYSIVPGVEQCACMVDLLGRAGQLFEAYEFVENMPIEPDADVWGALLGACKIHGNLELAESVADRLLDLNPQTVPFYILMKNIYAEAGRWEEVARLKFLLEEMEAEKIPGKSSVEINQRIHTFLSGSRISNFSTVPLREHGVQLKHKQAAF